The DNA region GCAGCCCCACTGTAGCtattactctctctctctcttgttttcctgttttaaGTCCTTTGTTCACTGCTGCACCCGCatagttcctgacacagagcaggtGCCCCATAAATGTCTACAAGATGAAAGAAGAGGGCGCACCTGGAGCCAcactcttctgggaccccttctCCCTTCAGAACTCCCCATATCTGTCTGCCGACCTGGAGGGGGACCAAGGTCCAGGTGAACCAAAGCAAGAATCAGATTTGGCTGGCAGACACATGGCCCTTTCAGCTTCAGATGGACTCTCCCAATTTTGTGGCCTTAGGGTAATATCAAAAGTTGCAGTCCCTGGACATGCACCAACTGATATTAGGGAGAGGAAGCGAAAAAGCCAGTAAGCTTCTGGGGAAACAGAGCAGCCCTGATGATACGGAGGCTGGTAGCAGAGAGTTGGCTGCGATGATGGGCGGGCCCCGTGGGCTGGGGCGTCGCCACCATTCCACCAGCCACGGTCACTGCAGATGCCTGTGTGCACCAAAGGCTGCTTCTCCCTCCTTTTTACCCAGACCTGCCACCCTTCTATGTACCTCTAGAACAAATCCCAACAACACACAATGCTTTgtattccttttccttctccccatccccaccagcACTGCCCTGGTTCAAGTTCCCATCATTTCCTCTCTGGGCAGCTGTGTGGGGCTTCTGTTCCGGTTTCCCTGACTTTGATCTtacctccctccatccttcctgcACGTTGCTGCTAGAAGATcattctaaaacacaaatctgagaGGGTCCTCTACTGCCCTCAGCGTGAAGACCAGACTCAGCCAGGCTTATGAAGCTCTGCTCAAGCCAGACCCGTCTAACCAGACCCTCCATCCTGTTTCCCGCCCTGCTTCACGTGTATGGAATTCATGACAAGCTGCTGGTGCTGCTCAAATAGGCCATGGTGTCCTTTGCCTCTGTGTCTTTGCACATCATGTGCCCTCTGCCCCAAGCCTTTCTTTTTCGTGCCTCGATCACAGTTGGTAAACTTCCAACTGTTCCTTGAGGCTGAGGCAGACAATATTGAGTGGCTGATTATACATCTTTTTCTACCTTGTTACCGTCCATTATAGAGGCTAGAAAGCAAACCATccacttccccctcctcccttgcAGTTAGGGGTGGTCACATCAATTGCAGACATTGCCTGGCACCAACTCTTCCCTCTGTCTTCCTGGCTTGAACCCAGACGTGATGCTTGGTGTTGCTGCAGCCATCCTATGACCATGGGCCAACCACATTCAGTAGAAAGGTGAACAGTGCCTGGATCCTTGATGATAGGATTCAGCTGCCAGGCCAACCCTGAACAGCCAACTTCCAGAATTCTTGTCTTTAAGACTGGAGATACTGCTGATCAAGCtttctgttatttgcagccaAAAGCACTCTTAATTGAGTCTCTGTCTCACCTCAAGCATCCCCTACTTATTGAATTATTCCCTCTTTGAATCCATGCTCCCATTCCACCTTGCAGATAGCCCTGTCCCAGCATTTACCATATTCACtgtattatattttttccttgtctCCCTCTCCCACTAACACTGTGACCTTTTTGAGGAAAGAGATTACGTCTTCTCACCTTTAATTCTTAGTTCCCACCCCAGTCCATGGCATACAGATACTCAGTAAGCAGATTTGTAGAATATAAGCCTATGTTCCAGTCTAATATTTTAAccttacatttaaattattttgattaaaaGCTGCCTTCATTCCTTATTTGAAAATGGCAAGGAAAATAgattaatcaatatttttaaataaagaaataacttGCAGATTACCGAAATATTGCAGAGGAACAAAAAGGCTGCAATATTCCTTAAGACTCTTCTCTGGGCATTGCCCTGCAGGAAAtgggggtggcaggctgggtCCAGGGCCCCTTCCCaactcttctcctcttcctctttgctACCAACTTCTCTCAGACACACATTTCCATTGGCCGCATGTGGCATCTCACTGCCCTGGGGAGCCACGTCCCCGGCTGCAGGTCTGCTCTCAAAGcaagaagaagggagggatgtGTCATTGCCATTGCAGACTGTGACCACCTGCAGGGTTCTGATGTCCTTGGAGAGTTTCTCTGGCTCTCGGTGAATGGACTCAATGATGAAGAGGTTCTGGATGTACTTCTCAACAACCACCAGGATGGAGTAGGGCAGGTTGTACCAGGTGTACGGGGGGCGGGACTCGGCACAGAGGATGGCCAGGATGGAGCCCCAGGAGATGAGCCAGGAGCCGGAGGCAGTGCCCACCAACAGGTCTGCGTCCAGTTTGCGGGCTGGATTTTTGGACTCATCTAGTGATTGCTCATCTAGCCTATAAATCCGGATCCCAGCCAGCCCTGCCACCCCCATGAGTATGAGCAAGATGATGGCATACAGGTAGAACATGATGAGTGCTGACTCGCTCTTGGTTTTGGAACGCCCTATCCAAATCAGATACACCACCACGACCCCAATGGTGGCAGCCAGTGCGGTCAGGCCCAGTACCGAGCCCAGCATGACCCTGTGAGACCTGAACTGCATCTTCTGATGCTGATGACTGTCAACTTTGCGCCCGATGTTTTTCCACAGGACGTAGAGCATCGTGGAGGCCAGTATCTGATATTCTATGTTGAAAGGGTAGAGGTAGTAGATCCCGTGGGAGATGGCAGAGCAGAGGGTCGGGGGTGTGCAGTTACACGGAGGCGTGTGGTCATCTAAAACTAGGGGGGAGACAGACCACAGGGGAGGACAATTAGCACATTCAGTGGCGAAGcagaaaaccacaaaaaacaTATTCTCACTGTGGATTCATGCTTGGGTTTGCCATTGAATTAAAAGCTTTATTTCATGGCTTTTTGTCATGTTTCATATCATGGCTAAATTGACAGCCATGAATACTCCCCAAAGAGTACTAATTACACGAATTAGATCTTATCCATACATTAGAATATTGTCCAGTCATTGCAAATGGTATTTTAGAAATTTACTTATCAACATATAAAGATGTTCAGAAGACACTGTTGAACAAAAGCAGCTGCCAAAGAGGCTAGAGTATGGctccatttttataaattatagatatcttggtgatatatatatacagagacagagagatagggAGAtagacagacatagaaaaaaattggaaggacataaactaaaatgttaacaatggttATCTCTGGGCAGAAAAATggcaggtgatttttttttttcagtaaaagaaacttctattgagatataattgacatacaacctTATGTAAGTTTCTCCCTAGATTTTGCTTCGCTgtattttctaaactttctatATGAATATGATTGAcctgtgtgatttttaaattactttttaaaaacaactttgtgAGGGAAAATGCCCCTTATCAGCAAAAATTTTCCTCTTGAGAGTATTGGAAGCCAGCAAGTGTGGCACAAGACAGGGCCCACCTTCTGAAAGACACTTGACAATGGTATAAAGGACCATTTCATAACAAGGAGGGGAAAAGCTGTAAGTAAATAATGAAATAGGAACAAAAGActtaaagatgatataaagtCTCTGGCCTATAATTCCAATCTATTCTAAGGGACAAGTCAAAAATATAGTCAAAGCATTAGGTAAAATTTTGTTGTGTGtttttgagaaagaaagagaaacacctCAATGTGTAACAATTTAGGAAGTGTTAAATGAATTTTGGTACATCCTTACAATAGAATAGTAGGCagtcattaaaaattataattgtgTTTTAATGATACAAGGAAATAATTGTTATAATAACAATGGGAAAAAAGTAAGAACAAATTGTATATccagtatttttaaatgcataccaCAACCCAGAACTCAGTTGTGAAATCAACTTAGAGGGTAGCAAccgatatttttttaaatggaattgcaATGGAATAAAACAGGATTGAATGAATGGAATCAAATACAATAGAAATTTGAGTGTCTCTGATATAGTAAGATTATTATttcatgtgtacacacatacaggTATGTGTTCATTTGGGTTGCAATGTAAAATCTATTTCTTATTGTATGTTGTagaaaaaaatgattgaatatGTACAGTATGATctcaactataaataaataaatagcaccaAGACCAAAAAATAACCAGATGTTAACAGCATTTAAGTGCACTTCTGGGTAGGTACTATTGTGGATTTTTTCTTTACGTTttgtcattgttttaatttatgatatgttttaatttatatgaTACAGACAAAAAACCTTGGTAGTAGCATTAATTACCCTCACTTTTGCAGAACACTGCAATTTTCAATTCATAAGGAGTTTCCCCAACACTTGTAACACAATACTATACAATGCAAAAGACAAGGGAAATACTCAGGAGAAAAGGTTCAGATTAACAGAATGTTAGAGCTGACAGAGtccttttttataaattaatctaATCCCATCTTCACCAAGGTCTCTGGAGCCAGATTgctggaattcaaatccaggctcaATCATCCATCTGCTTTGCGATCTTGGGTTAGTCACTTAACTTTTCTCTGGCTCAATGGCTTCATCCATATAATGAGGTCACTGTTGCCTACCTCAGAGTGTTGGGACAAGAGTTTAATGTGCCAGCCAGCCACTCAGAAAATGCTTAACAAAACTTTTTGTTATTCTTGTCACTGCTGTTACTGTTATTGATACCAATGAGGAAACGGGGTCCAAAGAGAATGGCCTTCCCAAGAGTGGGCTGCTGGTTAGGGGTGGTGAAGAAATGTAGTGTGTCCCCCTGATTTTGTCATCCTCACCCCACTGGTGAGGAAACGGGTTTAAAATTGCTCTCTGGGACTGACCTGGGTTTGTACAGAGAGGATAGATGTGCATTACATTAAAGCTGGAAGGACTCATGGAAAGTACATGGTTCAAGTCCCCTCACTtcataaaagagaaaagggaggctCAGAGTGGTTGAATGTtttccaaaggtcacacagctagaaggtGATGGGAACAAGACCCAAACCTGAGACATCAGGCCCCTGTACATTACACCTTCCTCTACCCCATATTCTTCTCAACCCCAGTGCTCTAATATAGAAGCAACAGGTCACAAATGCTAAAgaattttggaagaaaatgaagagTCATGAGACAGGCGCTCCAATAGGAACAAGGGGGAATAAAGATGGGCCAAAATTATAAACTAAGTAGAGTTAAATAAAAACTTCAAATGAACGAAAACCAATTAACCACAACATACCATTAGACTTCTATGGATTTTTTAAAGCTATACTTTTAGTAGAAAGAACTGGTAATAGAGgtttaattaaaaacacaaacagaaacaACCACCAATCTTCCAAGGTTGTAAACAAAGACATTCATTTCCACACCAAACTGGACCATGAGAAATGGTGATCAAAATGATGACCCCTGGATCTGACAATCCCTGAGTCACTGAAGAAACCTTTAATTATGCTCAGCACACCCTACTTATGGAAGCAGGATGAGAGACTTAGGAGGTTTTGAAAGATTTTCAACAACAGAGGATTGTCTGGCCGATGTTGAATTGGGTGGACCCTGCAGGTCTTTGAAACCCGTACCTCCATCTATGGACATTCTGGTCTCTGCAGGTTTCCAAACTGTTCCAAGATGGCAGCTGGGCAACTCTTACCACTCACCTATTGTTATGTTCCCGAAGCCCAGGGTGATGAGCCGTTCCTTGTGCTCGTTAAGTTGGTGCTTTGACTCATTCAGGACGCTGTTCGCCCAAAGAAGCAGGTTGGTGAACACTGAGTGGATCACCCCAAACCTGAAAAACACAAGGACTCACTTCCTGAGAAGCCCTGGGAAGCTCCTAGCCCCGTGAGGTGAGATAGAGACATTGCACACATGTACACGGGCACACACACAAGCTTCCTTCTTAGCAGTGATTGTGATTTCATCTGGCAGCTCAGGCTCTGGGTGGGTCCCCTGTCTGGCTAGGAGAAGCAGTTCCATGGGACCTTCCAAAACCAcagccttgggggcttccctggtggtgcagtggttgagaatctgcctgctagtggagggaacatgggttcgagccctggtctgggaggatcccacatgccacggagcaactgggcccgtgagtcacaactaccgagcctgcgcgtctggagcctgtgctccacaacaagagaggccgcgatagtgagaggcccgcgcaccgcgatgaagagtggcccccgctcgccgcaactagagaaagccctcgcacagaaacgaagacctaacacagcaaaaataaataaataaattactaaactcctaccccaaacatcttaaaaaaaaaacaacaacaggaaaAAACACAGCCTTGGCATTCTGCCTTAATCTTGAACCTGCCAGTACTCAACTCATTGTCTAtgggacaaaacaaaacaaataaaaatctggGTCTTGGAAGCAGGGATACAGGGATGGAAATTTACTAAAACCAGGCAACCAACCCCACCATACCGCAAACCCTTTCTTCCAAAAGGGAAGAGAACAATGAAGGAAAGATGAAAGGGCTACATTGGAAATCTGGAGAATCGGGTACGCCTTTACTGTTGGGTTGCCAACCCAATGATCATTATCCACCCCCTCTGTCTTACCACTTACTTCTAAAGACACCAGAACAAACCAGAAGCTCACTATCTGGCCTCCCTTGAAGTTAGGCATGGCCACTGTGGCCAGTAGGATGTGAGATGAGGTCTACTGGGCACTACTGAAAAGCTTTCGCTTTCTTGATGGAAGAGATCAGAATGAGAAAAGTCTACTTATTCTTCTTCTCCCCCTTTTTTCCAGCCTTCAATACAGACGTGAAGGCTGGAGTTTGGGCAGCTATCTTGTGACCATGAAGCAACAAGCATGGGATGAAACCCTCACCCACTGAGGGTGGCAGAGTGGAAACACAGAAAGATCCTGCTCTGTGATGACACTGTTGAGCTGCTGGAGTCTTGGATAGGTTCAGGAATTAGGCCATATTATTTACAAATAGAATATGTAGCTGCATTTGGGGTTGAAAGTTAGGAAGTGACAAGGCTGTTCTAGTCTGACCTCAGAGTTCTGTCCCTGCCTCTGACCACACTGCCtcctaaagaagaaaggaaatgacaTGGAGGGTGGACTCTGGACTCTGGAGAACAGAGGACGGATCTGAGGGAATATGGTTCCAATGGAGTCACTGTCTGTTTCAAAACCTCCAAAGATTCCCCATGGCTGCCAGTCTAAGATGTATTCACTTTGGTAGCTTCCAGGGTGCTTAACAATGGGCCTTGCATGGAGCAGGTGCAGCAAATACAGGTGATTTGAGAGAGGAATTCCTTGAAACCTATGTGTAACTGATTACTTCTCAGTTGGAGAGCAGAGGCCCAAAGGGTGTGAGCCCCCTCCCCATGTAACCAAGAGCACCCTTGTCCATAATCTCCCTACAGGAAGAATGGTACAGTTGGGTCCTCAACCCTGACCTTGCCTCTCCTCTGAGTTTTAACCCCAGATGACCCCCTGGGGTTCCCACGAGCAACTGCAAGCAAAGTCTTTCCTCATTTGAACTCCAGCTTCCTTTGGCAGCTTCCCATTGTCCAGGCACAAGTGGAGAAGGAAACAGCCACCTGGGGGTGTCTGAGTCAGCTGTTTGCCCATCTGCTTGCCCCTCATGCTTGCCCAGTTGCTATAGATTGTGGCCAGCCTTCCCCAGGACATCTGGGAGGCATTGTATAGAGCCTTTGACAAATGCAGACAATGCTGTTTGCCTCCGGCTGACTGGCTTTTCTTTTACTTATAATGCACAGAGctcccctttcttctcctctttcctgGTCCAAATGGTGTTGTCTAATCCCAGGTCCACTGAACCTGAGCAGGTAATACCAATGCAGTCCACAGCTGCTGGCTGTTCTGCCACAAACGCTCCCTGCGAGCTGGCAGCCTCCTGTTGATTTGATCTGGAAATTGTCCTACAAACTAAAGGCAGGAGTTGTTTCCTTATGCCAAGCTGCCTTTCTCACACTTGGATCCGATAACCCCAGACCACAATAAAGAAGTGTTCTGTGAGCCATTTTCTAATCTCAATTTATGTTTCCAGCTCTTTTTTCAGAACTGATGCTCCTCAAAACTTCACtcttgagaaaagaaaaggactcaAACCAGTAAGAGGAATTCTCACACCAGGAGAAAAGTCCTTGTATGTACTAAAAGTCTTTATATGTACTAAAAGCATGGATAGTGGAATATTGGCTCGAAAGATCAGAAAAAAGGGTAAGTACAGGAGAGGGAAGTTTTGAAAACTCCAGGGCATGGCAAGAAATGTCAATGAATAAAGCAGGCCTGGGATAACACTAGGGAGTGCTGGGGACTGTAGCTAACTGAGCAGCCACTCCCCCATCTGGAGGGAACAACCCCAACTTGGCTCTAGCTCTTTGTTGAGATGCACATTTTGGATTATCAAACCTCCCAATTTTTCTAGAGACATCTAAATCTAAAACTGAAaggtgggatttccctggtggcacagtggttaagaatccgcctgccaatgcaggtgacatgggttcaagctctggtccaggaagatcccacatgccgcggagcaactaagctcatgcaccacaactgctgaacctgcactctagagcccacaagccacaactactaagcccacgtgccacaactactgaagcccacgcgcctagagcccatgctccacaacaagagaagccaccgcgatgagaagcccacgcaccacaacaaagagtagaccccacttaccacaactagagaaagcctgcgtgcaacaaaAATGACCCAATGCAacgaaaaaacaaattaaaaaaaaaaaaaaaactgaaaggtGGTAACTCAAAAATGGTTAACACTTtgccctatttaaaaaaaaaaaaaaaaaggctaaatcAAGCTATAAGCACATCTGGTTCAAACCACTCACTATCCAGTTTAGGAAAGAGGcccagagacagggagagactTGTCTCCAATTGCTCAACAAGCAAGGCCAAGGCAGGACTAGGCCCCAGTCCTACAGGGTTCCCTCAGATGAAAAATCCTGGTGGGAAATGTCTGCGTACATGGCCTAGAACAGCATTATCCCCCAAAAGATAATGCAAGACACTgatgtgagccacatatgtaatttttaatttcttagtaGCCACATTTAAAGAATAGTAAAAAGGAAcaggtgaaaataattttaatgatattttgttAATCCTAATATATCTAATATACTGTGATGTCAACTAATCAAAGAGAAAGATTTCACCCAGCAAACCCTGCTGGCCACTGCAGCCACTGCAATGCCATGGAAATAGCAGTAGATTTAAAGTCAGCATTCAGATCCCACCCAGCTACGCACAGGCAAGCTGCCTGACCTTGGACATTTACTtcatttctcagtttcctcatttctaagtGGGATCATGATCATACCTACTGTCCCTGACAGGGCTACTGTGAGAGGTTCTCATAAGTAACACATGTAAAAGAAAATGCTTTATGAATGGGAAAGCCCATTTCATTCAGCCAGGAGTTCCCAGTAGGTCAAACTACCCAATatacatttgttgaaaacatCTCACCCTTTATCCCCACAAtcctacttctaggaatttaactCAAGAAAATAACCagaggataaacaacaaggtcctactgtatagcacagggaactatgttcaatatcctgcaGTAAattgtaatggaaaagaaatatacacaactgaatcactttcctagacagtagaaattaacacaacattgtaaatcaactatattgcaataaaataaattttaaaaaagaaaagaatcagagatgttcaaaaatatttttagccaaagatgttcatcacagtactatttataataacaacaaaaactttcagaaaaattCGATGTCCAACAAGAGGTGTTATGGACTGGATTGTGGCCCCTCAAAAtgtatatgttgaagccctaacccccaatgtgactgctCTTGGAGATGGGgtataaggaggtaattaaggttaaatgaggtcataagggtggggccctgatccaataggactggtgtccttataagaagaggaagagacaccagagaggtctccctctccctgcccagagaaaaggccatgtgaggacatggcaAGAAGGCAGCACctgaaagccaggaagagagcctcaCCAGGACCACaattgtaaaaggaaaaaagaaaaaaagatacatatctATTCAccgaaaaaagactggaagaaaacaGACCAAAATGTGAATAGTAGTGACCTCTGGGTAGCGGCTGTCTTAGCTGTGGTTGCTGTAacaaaacaacagacatttatttctcacagttctagaggctcaAAGTCCAAGAGCAAGGTGCCAGCAGAGTTGGTCTCTGGTGatgcctctcttcttggcttgcagatggctgcctgtCACTGTGTCTTCATGTGGCATTTCCTCTGGGTGCGCTCGGTGCAGGGGTCAATGAGGGGGCAGagct from Mesoplodon densirostris isolate mMesDen1 chromosome 1, mMesDen1 primary haplotype, whole genome shotgun sequence includes:
- the OTOP1 gene encoding proton channel OTOP1 — its product is MMPEGQGEPASPQAFRSSPDRGSSGPAACPPPQLPAPGPPESPAPRRGALRASFPQKLAEALSSQYGLNVFVAGLLFLLAWAVHASGVGKSDLLCFLTALMLLQLLWMLWYVGRSSAHRRLKDTHAGARWLRGSITLFAVITIILGCLKIGYFVGFSECLSATEGVFPVTHAVHTLLQVYFLWGHAKDIIQSFKTLERFGVIHSVFTNLLLWANSVLNESKHQLNEHKERLITLGFGNITIVLDDHTPPCNCTPPTLCSAISHGIYYLYPFNIEYQILASTMLYVLWKNIGRKVDSHQHQKMQFRSHRVMLGSVLGLTALAATIGVVVVYLIWIGRSKTKSESALIMFYLYAIILLILMGVAGLAGIRIYRLDEQSLDESKNPARKLDADLLVGTASGSWLISWGSILAILCAESRPPYTWYNLPYSILVVVEKYIQNLFIIESIHREPEKLSKDIRTLQVVTVCNGNDTSLPSSCFESRPAAGDVAPQGSEMPHAANGNVCLREVGSKEEEEKSWEGALDPACHPHFLQGNAQRRVLRNIAAFLFLCNISLWIPPAFGCRPEYDNGLEEIVFGFEPWIIVVNLAMPFSIFYRMHAAASLFEVYCKI